The following are encoded together in the Capsulimonas corticalis genome:
- the lysS gene encoding lysine--tRNA ligase yields the protein MSETEHSELAHEEGAQHPAHHGVDPIRLEKLNALRAAGRDPFQVERFPVSHHADQIAANFETLENETVSVAGRITVVRLMGKAAFADLTDSSGRIQLYVRKDEIGDDAFDDLKHRLDLGDIVGVTGFVFRTKTGEISIHVREWTLLAKALRTLPFGKEYESETGEEKHSGQLADTEIRYRQRYVDLTVNKQAREVLLSRIKIVRAMRQYLDNQQYLEVETPILQSVAGGAAARPFLTHHNALDAELHLRISLELYLKRLIVGGFDKVYEIGRVFRNEGISTRHNPEFTLMELYAAYADLDDMMELVEGMFRYICRELHGREQFSYAGHEIDLAPAFTRLPILEGIRKYAGVAPEELETLESAHAVLKRLGLPTENEPTVGGIIEKLHEKYTQPTLIQPTFITDFPLETSPLAKKHPENQRLTRRFEIYIAAAELGNAFSEINDPIDQRERFQQQMTLRAGGDAEAHPMDEDFLRALEYGMPPTGGYGSGVDRLAIVLTGAPSIRDVILFPQLKPEKHG from the coding sequence TTGTCCGAAACCGAACACTCCGAACTCGCGCACGAAGAAGGCGCGCAGCATCCGGCGCATCACGGCGTCGATCCCATCCGACTGGAAAAACTGAACGCCCTGCGCGCCGCAGGCCGAGACCCCTTCCAGGTCGAGCGATTTCCCGTGTCGCACCACGCCGACCAGATCGCCGCAAATTTTGAAACGCTCGAAAACGAGACCGTTTCCGTCGCCGGCCGCATCACGGTCGTACGCCTGATGGGCAAGGCGGCCTTCGCGGACCTCACCGACAGCTCTGGACGCATCCAGCTTTATGTCCGTAAGGACGAGATCGGCGATGACGCCTTCGACGATCTGAAGCACCGGCTGGATCTGGGCGATATTGTCGGTGTGACGGGGTTTGTGTTCCGAACGAAGACCGGCGAAATTTCTATCCATGTCCGCGAATGGACGCTTCTTGCGAAGGCTTTGCGCACGCTGCCCTTTGGAAAAGAGTATGAGTCCGAGACCGGCGAAGAGAAGCATTCCGGGCAGCTTGCCGACACGGAGATCCGCTACCGGCAGCGCTACGTCGATCTGACGGTCAACAAGCAGGCGCGCGAAGTGCTGCTCAGCCGTATCAAGATCGTCCGCGCCATGCGCCAGTATCTGGACAACCAGCAGTATCTGGAAGTGGAGACGCCGATTTTGCAGTCCGTGGCGGGCGGCGCGGCGGCGCGGCCGTTCCTGACGCACCACAATGCGCTGGACGCCGAGCTGCACCTGCGCATCTCGCTGGAGCTTTACCTCAAGCGTCTGATCGTCGGCGGCTTCGACAAGGTCTACGAGATCGGCCGTGTGTTCCGCAATGAGGGCATCAGCACCCGGCACAACCCCGAATTCACGCTGATGGAGCTCTACGCCGCTTACGCCGACCTGGACGATATGATGGAGCTCGTGGAGGGCATGTTCCGCTATATCTGCCGCGAACTGCATGGCCGCGAACAGTTCAGCTACGCCGGTCATGAGATCGACCTCGCGCCCGCGTTCACGCGGCTGCCGATCCTGGAAGGCATTCGCAAGTACGCCGGCGTTGCTCCGGAGGAGCTGGAAACCCTCGAATCCGCGCACGCCGTCCTCAAGCGACTAGGGCTGCCGACGGAGAATGAGCCGACCGTGGGCGGGATCATCGAGAAGCTGCACGAGAAGTACACGCAGCCGACTCTGATCCAGCCGACGTTTATCACCGACTTCCCGCTGGAAACCTCGCCGCTCGCGAAGAAGCATCCGGAGAACCAGCGTCTGACGCGCCGCTTCGAGATCTATATCGCCGCCGCCGAGCTTGGCAACGCTTTCAGCGAGATCAACGACCCCATCGATCAGCGCGAACGGTTCCAGCAGCAGATGACGCTGCGCGCGGGCGGCGACGCCGAAGCGCATCCGATGGACGAGGATTTCCTGCGCGCTCTGGAGTACGGCATGCCTCCCACGGGCGGCTATGGCAGCGGCGTGGATCGCCTGGCGATCGTGCTTACGGGCGCGCCGAGCATTCGCGACGTAATCCTCTTCCCGCAGCTCAAGCCCGAAAAGCACGGATAA
- the greA gene encoding transcription elongation factor GreA encodes MGDIEEIVLTAAGYKELSEELDKLRTTERREVAERIRDAITYGELTENSEYEDAKNAQAFLEGRIEDLKHIMQIARPMEIDEIPTDYVGLGSIVTVTDDTGDEWEFTLVSPVEANPNIDKISDESPVGEALFGKRVGDTVSVTVPAGKNKYLITAIRK; translated from the coding sequence TTGGGCGACATCGAAGAGATCGTATTAACAGCGGCCGGTTACAAGGAACTTTCGGAAGAGCTGGATAAGCTGCGCACGACCGAGCGGAGGGAAGTGGCCGAACGTATTCGCGACGCCATCACCTACGGCGAGCTGACGGAAAATTCCGAGTATGAGGACGCAAAGAACGCGCAGGCGTTTCTGGAAGGCCGCATTGAAGATCTAAAGCATATCATGCAGATCGCGCGTCCGATGGAGATCGATGAGATCCCGACGGACTATGTTGGCCTGGGATCGATCGTCACCGTGACGGACGATACCGGCGACGAATGGGAATTCACGCTGGTTTCTCCCGTTGAGGCGAACCCAAACATCGATAAGATCAGTGACGAATCCCCGGTTGGCGAAGCGCTCTTCGGCAAGAGGGTGGGCGACACCGTGTCCGTGACCGTTCCCGCCGGCAAAAATAAATACTTGATTACCGCCATCCGCAAATAG
- a CDS encoding SGNH/GDSL hydrolase family protein — MTRVVFYGSSTVEGAGATQPSNRFSTIVCATMGWREINLGIGGTTVVGRDEDGQLIRRDSGLGRVPDVIDANPDLAVILYGANDFGQSMELGSESERIWGTYYWDYDSMLRGILGGVPAEKIVLSTCQYRADANTPNEAEYILQDYNGVIKKLGAQYGVRVLDPYQNSTIDAHNFDKLSADPGHLNDLGYEQLAAFFIEELH; from the coding sequence ATGACACGGGTAGTATTTTATGGATCGTCGACAGTGGAAGGCGCCGGTGCCACACAGCCGTCGAATCGGTTTTCGACAATCGTCTGCGCCACGATGGGCTGGCGGGAAATCAATCTTGGAATCGGCGGGACGACCGTCGTCGGGCGTGATGAAGACGGCCAGTTGATTCGCCGCGACAGTGGTCTGGGACGCGTTCCGGATGTGATCGACGCGAATCCGGACCTGGCGGTGATCTTGTACGGCGCCAATGACTTCGGCCAGTCCATGGAGCTGGGATCGGAAAGCGAACGTATTTGGGGAACGTATTACTGGGACTACGACAGCATGCTGCGCGGAATTCTGGGCGGCGTGCCGGCGGAGAAGATCGTGCTCAGCACCTGCCAGTATCGAGCCGACGCGAATACGCCTAACGAAGCCGAATATATTCTTCAGGATTACAATGGCGTCATCAAAAAGCTGGGAGCGCAGTACGGAGTGCGCGTGCTCGATCCATACCAAAACTCGACGATCGACGCGCATAACTTTGATAAGCTCTCCGCCGATCCCGGGCATCTCAACGACCTTGGGTACGAGCAGCTCGCGGCGTTTTTCATCGAAGAACTGCATTGA
- a CDS encoding PHP domain-containing protein → MSESGTLTNGEVARVFDRIAGIMEIQGENAFKIRAYRNAVETLNTLPEPIAQIAAAGRLDDIPGFGDAIQAKVKDILGTGTTALYERIKDQVPAGVVEMLSIPGLGAKTVRQVWQGLKIESISALETAAQTGKLTELPGMGEKSVQKILQSIERYRRYSGRIRIGDALPLAESLIAAVQTFPGVSDAQIAGSVARGQETVANINLVAATSSPAETLRSFTELPQVGSVAASDAHFARVVLHGGMEADLYVAPSSEFAALRDARIGSAAHNEARAAADRDGSVEILRAIPLEIRENGGEIEAALAGTLPTLVTLADIRGDVHAHTTASDGKTTVEQMAAAAKARGYEYMAITDHSQSLYIANGLTPDRLRAQIAEIRALQDSLGIRIFTGSEVDIKADGSMDFDDDLLQELDFVIASAHLHNNQDKDAQTKRIIRAIENPNVDLIAHPSGRIINRRDPFDFDFDAVVAAALRTDTALEINAAPERLDLSDVHARQAGAAGVKILINTDAHSIENYDLMRYGVLVARRAWLTPHNVFNTRPLAEFEAWLRR, encoded by the coding sequence ATGAGTGAATCAGGAACGCTGACCAACGGAGAAGTCGCGCGAGTTTTTGATAGAATCGCCGGGATCATGGAGATCCAGGGAGAAAACGCCTTCAAAATCCGCGCGTATCGCAACGCCGTCGAGACATTGAATACGCTGCCGGAGCCCATCGCTCAGATCGCCGCCGCAGGCCGTCTGGACGATATTCCCGGTTTCGGAGACGCCATCCAGGCGAAAGTCAAAGATATCCTCGGAACCGGCACTACGGCTTTATACGAACGGATCAAGGACCAGGTTCCGGCAGGTGTCGTCGAAATGCTGTCCATCCCCGGACTCGGCGCCAAAACGGTGCGCCAGGTCTGGCAAGGTCTGAAGATTGAAAGCATCTCCGCTTTGGAGACGGCCGCGCAGACCGGCAAGCTGACGGAACTGCCCGGAATGGGCGAAAAGAGCGTCCAGAAGATATTACAGTCGATCGAGCGCTATCGCAGATACAGCGGACGCATTCGGATCGGCGACGCGCTGCCGTTAGCCGAATCGCTGATCGCGGCGGTCCAAACGTTCCCAGGCGTTTCCGACGCGCAGATCGCCGGCAGCGTGGCGCGCGGGCAGGAGACGGTGGCGAATATCAACCTTGTCGCCGCCACGTCATCGCCCGCCGAAACTCTGCGAAGCTTTACCGAGCTTCCGCAAGTCGGCTCCGTCGCCGCAAGCGACGCCCACTTCGCGCGCGTGGTCCTGCATGGAGGAATGGAGGCGGATCTGTATGTCGCGCCATCCTCGGAGTTCGCGGCGCTGCGCGATGCGCGCATCGGCTCCGCGGCGCACAACGAAGCTCGCGCGGCCGCCGACAGAGACGGCTCGGTCGAGATCCTGCGGGCGATCCCGCTGGAGATCCGCGAGAACGGCGGCGAGATCGAAGCGGCGCTGGCGGGAACGCTCCCCACCCTCGTGACCCTGGCGGATATTCGCGGCGACGTCCACGCGCACACCACCGCGTCGGACGGCAAAACTACCGTCGAACAGATGGCGGCCGCCGCCAAGGCGCGTGGCTACGAGTATATGGCGATCACCGACCACTCGCAAAGCCTGTACATCGCCAACGGATTGACGCCTGACCGCCTGCGCGCTCAAATCGCCGAAATCCGCGCCTTGCAGGATAGTCTGGGAATTCGTATCTTCACGGGGTCCGAAGTCGATATCAAAGCCGACGGCTCCATGGACTTCGACGACGATCTGCTGCAAGAGTTAGACTTTGTGATCGCGTCCGCGCATCTCCATAACAATCAAGACAAAGACGCGCAGACCAAGCGTATTATCCGCGCCATCGAAAATCCGAACGTCGATCTGATCGCCCACCCCAGCGGACGCATCATCAATCGGCGCGATCCGTTCGACTTCGATTTCGACGCCGTTGTCGCGGCGGCCCTGCGCACGGACACGGCGCTGGAGATCAACGCCGCGCCGGAACGGCTCGATCTGAGCGACGTCCACGCGCGGCAGGCCGGCGCCGCCGGCGTCAAGATCCTGATCAACACGGACGCGCACTCCATCGAAAATTACGATCTGATGCGCTACGGCGTCCTCGTCGCCCGCCGCGCCTGGCTCACGCCTCACAACGTGTTCAATACCCGCCCGCTCGCCGAGTTCGAAGCCTGGCTGCGCCGATAG
- a CDS encoding histone deacetylase family protein gives MTVVFPPLGLLYDPSVLNHQTPPGHPERPARVESVVSGLQNTLLWDRAAHLPVTPATRDQVRLVHTEAHLRLIEETCAEGGGYVDGGDTYACPRSWEAALVAAGAAIGAVDAVLNDELGSAFAIVRPPGHHATSAGPMGFCLLNNAAAAAAHAIAVHGLERVLIVDFDVHHGNGTEDIFYEDSRVLYFSTHQSPAYPGTGQAQYIGEGKGKGYTVNVPLPAHIGDDGFLAAFDEILLPIAERYQPQLVIASAGYDAHWRNSVFVQGIDERMTTTGFYALSERLQEISNKHCPGNLVGILEGGYDLDALALGVRQTLSAWTGEPPVQDTIGAPPGGADSAETLERLFTRIRGIHGL, from the coding sequence ATGACTGTCGTTTTCCCTCCACTGGGACTGCTCTACGATCCATCCGTCCTGAACCATCAAACGCCGCCGGGGCATCCCGAACGCCCCGCGCGTGTGGAGTCCGTCGTCTCCGGCCTGCAAAACACCCTGCTCTGGGACCGCGCCGCTCATCTGCCGGTCACGCCTGCGACTCGCGATCAAGTACGCCTTGTCCATACCGAGGCGCATCTCCGGCTGATCGAAGAAACCTGCGCGGAAGGCGGCGGCTACGTCGACGGCGGCGACACCTACGCGTGTCCACGATCCTGGGAGGCCGCGCTGGTCGCCGCCGGCGCGGCTATCGGCGCAGTGGACGCCGTATTGAATGATGAGCTTGGCAGCGCCTTCGCCATCGTTCGGCCGCCCGGGCATCACGCTACATCTGCCGGCCCCATGGGCTTTTGCCTGCTGAACAACGCCGCCGCCGCCGCCGCGCACGCCATCGCCGTCCACGGCCTGGAGCGCGTGCTGATCGTGGACTTCGATGTCCACCACGGCAACGGCACGGAGGATATCTTCTACGAAGATTCGCGGGTGCTGTACTTCTCCACGCACCAAAGCCCGGCTTACCCCGGCACGGGACAGGCGCAGTATATCGGCGAAGGCAAGGGCAAAGGCTACACCGTCAATGTCCCTCTGCCCGCCCACATCGGCGACGACGGCTTTCTCGCCGCGTTTGACGAAATTCTGCTGCCGATCGCCGAACGATACCAGCCGCAGCTCGTCATCGCCTCCGCCGGATACGACGCGCACTGGCGCAATAGCGTCTTCGTCCAGGGCATCGACGAGCGTATGACGACCACCGGGTTTTACGCCCTCTCCGAGCGCCTGCAAGAGATCTCCAACAAACATTGTCCGGGAAACCTCGTCGGGATCTTAGAAGGCGGGTACGACCTCGACGCGCTGGCTCTGGGCGTCCGGCAAACCCTCTCCGCCTGGACCGGCGAACCGCCCGTACAGGACACCATCGGGGCGCCGCCCGGAGGCGCCGATTCCGCCGAGACACTGGAGCGACTATTCACGCGCATCCGAGGGATCCATGGTCTGTGA
- a CDS encoding alpha/beta fold hydrolase, whose protein sequence is MWLPLFALFFLPAPVIAFFAGIVKLIQALQRKRMGADGVLGLTLVVLSLTGRWWMRYLRPAIADEPKAIPAARRGVALGMGGVALSWEERGPADAPAILLCHGWSLTQEIWYYQKEALSKKHRVISWDMRANGRSSAPANGDYSLDALLFDLAVVFDASDAGRHPKGCILVGHSLGAMLAPLFAQRFPDRMRHVRGFAMLAGTDRPLLETMKGRWWLAPTRRILWEPLGKLLARWPAFFDLCARGLLQTGCLHMALMYGLHCGRESRGQNDFVAERCGRFSMRAAGLGAITCFDFDARAALPLIDVPVLLMTGEADVNMPPDIQREMAASIRDAELIIHRNCGHLNLLECYDEVNKHLERFAARCFGES, encoded by the coding sequence ATGTGGCTCCCTCTCTTTGCATTGTTCTTCCTGCCTGCTCCCGTCATCGCCTTCTTTGCTGGGATCGTCAAGCTCATCCAGGCGCTCCAGCGCAAGCGCATGGGCGCGGACGGAGTGCTCGGCCTCACGCTGGTCGTCCTGTCTCTGACGGGACGGTGGTGGATGCGGTATCTGCGTCCGGCCATCGCCGACGAACCGAAGGCGATCCCGGCGGCGCGCCGGGGAGTCGCGCTCGGCATGGGCGGCGTGGCGTTGTCCTGGGAGGAGCGCGGACCCGCCGATGCGCCGGCCATCCTGCTCTGTCATGGTTGGTCGCTGACGCAGGAGATCTGGTACTACCAGAAGGAAGCGCTGAGTAAGAAGCATCGGGTGATTTCGTGGGATATGCGCGCCAACGGTCGCTCGTCGGCTCCCGCCAATGGAGATTACTCGCTGGACGCCTTGCTGTTCGATCTCGCCGTCGTGTTCGACGCCAGTGACGCCGGCCGGCATCCGAAGGGCTGTATCCTGGTCGGCCATTCGCTCGGCGCCATGCTGGCGCCGCTATTCGCACAGCGTTTTCCCGACCGTATGCGCCATGTCCGAGGCTTTGCGATGCTTGCCGGAACCGATCGCCCACTGCTGGAAACGATGAAGGGCCGGTGGTGGCTCGCCCCGACGCGCCGTATTCTCTGGGAGCCATTGGGAAAGCTGCTCGCCCGCTGGCCGGCGTTTTTTGATCTCTGCGCTCGCGGCCTGCTGCAGACCGGCTGTCTCCACATGGCCCTCATGTACGGGCTGCACTGCGGCCGTGAGAGCCGTGGGCAAAACGACTTCGTCGCCGAGCGCTGCGGCCGGTTTTCCATGCGCGCCGCCGGCCTCGGCGCCATCACTTGCTTTGATTTCGACGCCCGCGCCGCCCTCCCGCTCATCGACGTCCCCGTGCTCTTAATGACCGGCGAGGCCGACGTGAATATGCCGCCCGATATTCAGCGAGAAATGGCGGCAAGCATTCGGGACGCCGAACTGATCATCCACCGCAACTGCGGTCATCTCAATTTGCTGGAATGCTACGATGAGGTCAACAAACATCTGGAACGGTTCGCCGCGCGGTGTTTTGGAGAGAGTTAA
- a CDS encoding CPBP family intramembrane glutamic endopeptidase produces the protein MCYRECVKNLRWIRIERRLLLVLLLTLLPWPAVWFGLYRFDNLALTFALYHGLCLAPAIYWGRKLWRHSLRWPTAREWAVLAVAVVVAIPASVAAYHWIGARLFDAHEVLSVVTHRGFRTQLLIPLALYFIPVNATLEELFWRGVVLNELRGMGEAVWTFGAVWTALAFGGWHYLVIRLLLRPGWAELTVLGIVISGIFFAWLYRRTRSIVVPILWHGLVFDMAIIFVFAAVLRG, from the coding sequence TTGTGCTACCGTGAGTGCGTGAAGAACCTTCGATGGATACGCATCGAGCGCCGCCTGCTGCTCGTTCTGCTGCTCACTCTGCTGCCATGGCCGGCGGTCTGGTTTGGCTTGTACCGATTCGATAACCTGGCCCTGACCTTCGCGCTCTATCATGGGCTGTGCCTGGCGCCGGCGATCTACTGGGGGCGCAAGCTCTGGCGGCATTCACTGCGGTGGCCGACAGCGCGCGAGTGGGCGGTGCTGGCGGTCGCGGTAGTGGTGGCGATCCCGGCGTCCGTCGCCGCCTATCACTGGATTGGCGCCCGCCTCTTTGACGCACATGAGGTCCTTTCCGTTGTGACCCATCGCGGCTTTCGCACGCAATTGCTGATTCCCCTGGCGCTGTATTTTATCCCCGTCAACGCGACTTTGGAGGAGCTGTTTTGGCGCGGCGTGGTGCTGAACGAACTGCGCGGCATGGGCGAGGCGGTGTGGACCTTCGGCGCCGTCTGGACGGCGCTTGCGTTCGGCGGCTGGCACTATCTCGTCATCCGGCTGCTGCTGCGTCCCGGCTGGGCCGAACTGACCGTACTCGGGATTGTGATTTCCGGAATATTCTTCGCCTGGCTCTATCGACGCACGCGCTCGATCGTCGTTCCCATTCTCTGGCATGGACTTGTGTTCGACATGGCGATTATCTTTGTTTTCGCCGCCGTGCTGCGCGGGTAA
- the trxB gene encoding thioredoxin-disulfide reductase, producing the protein MRNVVIIGSGPAGLTAAIYAARANLNPLVIEGGAPNLPGGQLMITSDVENFPGFAHGIMGPELMDQMRQQAARVGAEFWTENVTDVDFSDRPFHIKTDGDREVYAKTAIVTTGASAKWLGLPSETALYGKGVSACATCDGFFFRNREVIVVGGGDTALEEANYLARMASKVTLVHRRESLRGSHIMQKRAMDNPKIEFAWNSVITEIHDPKEGKVTGVTLHNLKTDEKTFLSTDGLFIAIGHSPNTKLFEGKLSMDPQGYIITTAGRPLTNIPGVYAAGDVQDTLYKQAVTAAGSGCMAAIEAERFLEEEDSHG; encoded by the coding sequence GTGCGCAATGTGGTGATTATCGGGTCCGGCCCGGCGGGTCTGACGGCGGCCATTTATGCGGCGCGAGCGAACTTGAACCCGCTTGTCATTGAAGGCGGCGCGCCGAACTTGCCCGGCGGACAACTGATGATCACATCGGACGTCGAAAACTTCCCCGGCTTCGCCCATGGGATCATGGGTCCGGAGCTGATGGATCAAATGCGCCAGCAGGCGGCCCGCGTTGGCGCCGAATTCTGGACGGAGAACGTCACGGACGTCGATTTCTCGGATCGGCCGTTCCATATCAAGACCGACGGTGACCGCGAAGTCTACGCCAAGACCGCGATCGTCACGACAGGCGCCTCCGCAAAGTGGCTGGGGCTTCCGTCGGAAACCGCACTGTACGGCAAGGGCGTCTCCGCCTGCGCCACGTGCGATGGTTTCTTCTTCCGCAACCGCGAAGTAATCGTGGTGGGCGGCGGCGACACGGCGCTGGAAGAAGCGAATTATCTGGCGCGCATGGCGTCGAAAGTGACCCTCGTCCACCGGCGCGAATCGCTGCGCGGCTCGCACATCATGCAGAAGCGCGCGATGGACAATCCGAAGATCGAGTTCGCCTGGAACAGCGTCATTACGGAGATCCACGATCCGAAGGAAGGCAAAGTCACCGGCGTCACGCTGCATAACTTGAAAACCGACGAAAAAACCTTCCTGTCAACCGACGGCCTTTTCATTGCGATCGGCCACTCGCCAAATACAAAGCTGTTCGAAGGCAAGCTGTCGATGGATCCACAAGGCTACATCATCACTACCGCCGGCCGCCCGCTGACCAACATTCCCGGCGTCTACGCAGCCGGCGACGTGCAGGACACGCTCTACAAACAGGCCGTCACAGCGGCGGGGTCGGGCTGTATGGCGGCGATCGAGGCCGAGCGGTTCCTGGAAGAGGAAGATTCGCACGGTTAA
- a CDS encoding MGMT family protein, translating to MSSPIEPEFQKIYDVVRAIPRGSVLSYGDVAKIAGSTARTVGWAMGNVDGLDVPWQRVVGADGYLRIGKRSPELKEKQHRLLLEEGVEFLENGYVDMAKQRDAGAPPPVPQTLSLDLDE from the coding sequence ATGTCATCCCCAATCGAACCCGAATTCCAAAAGATCTACGATGTGGTCCGCGCTATACCGCGCGGATCGGTTCTCTCCTACGGCGATGTGGCGAAAATCGCCGGCAGCACCGCGCGCACGGTCGGTTGGGCGATGGGCAATGTGGATGGCTTGGACGTCCCCTGGCAGCGCGTGGTGGGCGCGGATGGGTATCTGCGGATCGGCAAGCGCTCGCCGGAGCTCAAGGAAAAGCAGCATCGGCTTTTGCTGGAGGAAGGCGTCGAGTTTTTAGAGAACGGCTATGTCGATATGGCCAAACAGCGTGACGCCGGCGCGCCTCCGCCCGTTCCGCAAACACTTTCCCTCGATTTGGACGAATAG
- a CDS encoding cyclase family protein: MIIHDISLTVTPKTITWDGVELGFSSLWTSRIGPGSECNVSLLTVGAHTGTHLDAPLHFVAQGGDIAGLDLTTLVGPAQLVEILGTREITPADLEAAGIGEDIVRVIFKTDNTQRRLVHDTRFHTDYTGVGPEAAEWLVARGIKLVGVDYLSVGVYGDKNTVTHQTLLGAGVVILETLALDSVSPGRYLLAALPPKFADIEGSSCRAILIEE; encoded by the coding sequence ATGATTATTCACGATATCAGTCTTACGGTCACGCCAAAGACGATCACCTGGGACGGGGTGGAGCTGGGCTTTTCTTCGCTCTGGACGAGCCGAATCGGACCGGGCAGCGAGTGCAACGTTTCGCTGCTGACGGTCGGCGCGCACACCGGAACCCATCTGGACGCGCCGCTGCACTTCGTGGCGCAGGGCGGCGATATCGCCGGGCTAGATCTGACCACGCTGGTGGGGCCGGCGCAGCTGGTGGAGATTTTGGGGACGCGGGAAATTACTCCGGCGGACTTAGAGGCCGCCGGAATCGGCGAGGATATTGTCCGCGTGATCTTCAAGACGGACAACACGCAGCGCCGCCTGGTCCACGACACGCGGTTCCATACGGACTATACAGGTGTCGGTCCCGAGGCGGCGGAATGGCTGGTCGCGCGCGGGATCAAACTTGTGGGAGTGGATTACCTCTCCGTTGGCGTATATGGAGATAAGAACACGGTGACACACCAAACGCTGCTGGGCGCGGGCGTGGTGATCCTGGAGACACTTGCCCTGGATTCCGTCTCGCCCGGACGATATCTGCTTGCGGCCTTACCGCCAAAGTTCGCGGATATCGAAGGCAGTTCTTGCCGCGCTATACTGATCGAGGAGTAG